A stretch of DNA from Bacillales bacterium:
TATCAAGCGAACGGCGGACGATTGAAAGTGCTCGATGGCTTAAATTTGTCCGTTCGCCAAGGGGAATTCGTCAGCTTGATCGGTCCGAGCGGCTGCGGGAAAAGCACGTTGTTCAATTTGATCAGCGGTCTGGAACGGCCGTCGGCAGGAAATGTCATTCTTAAAGGACGAGAAGTTACCGGAACGACGGGGAATGTCAGCTACATGATGCAAAAAGACGGGTTGCTGCCGTGGAGGACGGTTGTCGAAAATGCCGTTCTCGGGAGTGAAGTGGCGGGTCAACCGCGCAAACCATCGATCGCTCGGGTGAAAGAGTTGCTTCCGGTGTTCGGGTTGAGCGAATTCGCCGATGCTTATCCCGATACGCTTTCCGGCGGCATGAGGCAACGCGTCGCGTTGCTGCGAACGGTGATGACCGGCAAGGATGTTTGGTTGCTGGATGAACCGTTCGGAGCGCTCGATGCTCTGACGCGCGACCATATGCAAGAGTGGCTGCTCGATATTTGCCGTCGCTTTCAGCCAACGGTATTGTTTATTACCCACAGCATTGACGAAGCCGTATATTTATCCGACCGCACCGTCGTTTTGGACGGTCGGCCGGCCCGAATTGTTGAAGATTTGCCGATTGATTTGCCGCGTCCGCGAACGCGCGAAATGCAAACGCTCGCAACGTTTGTCGGCCATAAACGCCGGTTGATGCAGAACCTGTTTCATCAAGAATGAAGCGAACCGATTATGCGGTTCGCTTTTTGCGTTATTGCGGCGGAAATTGCTGTTCCGCGTAGTTGGAAAACTTTTGAACATCTTGTTGAATGTGTTGGGATTGAGCCGGCGCCATCGAATACCAACCTTTTTTGAACATTAAGTAAAACAATTGATGTTGACAGTCTTGGGTTTCGTTGAATAACGTCTTAATGTCTTGATACAAGCCTTCGTGGCTCATTTCGTTCAGTGCCGTCGAATAGCCGTCGGTCATGTATTTTTCCGTCAAAAGCATATCATTGACGAAATCCCGGTCATTCATTTGCGGCGTTTTCGGCACTTGTGAAACCGGATTTTGAATTTTATTGTTGTTCATGAAACAGGCCTCCCTTCGTTACATGTTCAAGTTTTGTTGACTTTGTTGCGCGGCTTGCTGCGGATTTTGCTGTTGATGGTGTTGCAAATGGTTCAAAAGGATCCCGTAATGCCGTTGGTGCAATTGACCGACGGCCTGAAGTGTTTGGCGAATTTCCGGGTCTTGGCACTGCTCGGCGAAAAAGTGAGCTTTCTTCAAAGCATCCAAATTCCAACTTATCATGTCGTTTAAGTAATGATGGTCTTTCGTCGTGAGAACGTTCGGCGGTTGCTGCATGATCGGCTGCCCGCCCGCCTGTTGCTGCATGTTTGGTTGCTGCTGCCAGCCGTTGGCTTGCCCTTGAAATGGATTTTGCGGCTGCATGTTTTCACCCCTTCTTGCTTTTTATCGTTTAGCATGTGTGTCTCCGACGAATTTATACCGCCGCCTTACGATTCGATCTCGTATTTTTTCAGTTTCTTGTACAGGCCGACTCGGGATATCCCGAGCCTTCGCGCCGCTTCGCTCTTGTTTCCGCCCGTTTCCACAAGCATGCGCGAGATTTGCTCTTTCTCGAGCCTTCCGGTTTTCTCAGGCAAGGGGACCGATTCCGAGCTTGGGGAAGCATCAAGCGGAAACACTGATTGCAATTCTATCGGGCCGATGATATTTTTTTCTGATAAAATTAACGCCCTTTCGACGATGTTTCGCAACTCTCTGATGTTTCCCGGCCAGTGGTAACTCATGAGCATTCTGACGGCTTCGTCCGTGAATCTCGCCGAAGGCAGCCGGTATTGTTTTTCCAATTCGAACAAGAACCGACTCACCAAGTCGCCGATGTCTTCAAGCCGGTCGCGCAAAGCGGGCATTGTCAGCTCGATGACGTTCAGCCGATAAAACAAGTCCGTCCGGAACGTCTTGGTTTCCACCATTTTCCGTAAATCGCGGTTCGTCGCCGCAACCACGCGCACATCGACTTGTTTACCTTTCGAAGCGCCGATCCGATAAACGATATTCTCTTGCAGCACGCGAAGCAGTTTCACTTGCATATCGAGCGGAAGCTCGCCGATTTCGTCCAAGAACAAGGTGCCGCCGTCGGCGGCCTCAATTTTCCCTTGTTTTCCTTCATGAACCGCTCCGGTAAACGCGCCGCGTTCATAGCCGAACAGTTCGCTTTCGAACAAGGCCGCAGGGATGGCGCCGCAATTAATCGGCACGAAAGGATTGTCTTTCCGAGGACTTGTCTCGTGAATTGCGCGAGCGCACAGTTCTTTGCCGGTGCCGCTCTCGCCTAGAATTAACACCGAAGCGCTCGTTTTCGCCGCTTTCATTGCCAAGCTTATCGTTCGCTGAATCGGCAGGCTGTTTCCGGTCAATTTTGAAAACGGTGTATCGAGCCGTTTTCTGTACACCTCCGATTTCAATTCGTGCAATTCGCTTGAGGCCACCGACAATTTTTCGCTCAATTTG
This window harbors:
- a CDS encoding sigma 54-interacting transcriptional regulator; amino-acid sequence: MRRRDEGDYFINALMGTDNDLVTIIDVDKRVLFWNKTAEKTYNITSKQIVGKKITRYFDEAHLMILKVLRSKQPVRGIYHRPTNHKHVIVNSSPVFDDDGVLLGAVSVEQDITHTVKLSEKLSVASSELHELKSEVYRKRLDTPFSKLTGNSLPIQRTISLAMKAAKTSASVLILGESGTGKELCARAIHETSPRKDNPFVPINCGAIPAALFESELFGYERGAFTGAVHEGKQGKIEAADGGTLFLDEIGELPLDMQVKLLRVLQENIVYRIGASKGKQVDVRVVAATNRDLRKMVETKTFRTDLFYRLNVIELTMPALRDRLEDIGDLVSRFLFELEKQYRLPSARFTDEAVRMLMSYHWPGNIRELRNIVERALILSEKNIIGPIELQSVFPLDASPSSESVPLPEKTGRLEKEQISRMLVETGGNKSEAARRLGISRVGLYKKLKKYEIES
- a CDS encoding spore coat protein, producing the protein MNNNKIQNPVSQVPKTPQMNDRDFVNDMLLTEKYMTDGYSTALNEMSHEGLYQDIKTLFNETQDCQHQLFYLMFKKGWYSMAPAQSQHIQQDVQKFSNYAEQQFPPQ
- a CDS encoding ABC transporter ATP-binding protein, which codes for MSLQVNGLSKAYQANGGRLKVLDGLNLSVRQGEFVSLIGPSGCGKSTLFNLISGLERPSAGNVILKGREVTGTTGNVSYMMQKDGLLPWRTVVENAVLGSEVAGQPRKPSIARVKELLPVFGLSEFADAYPDTLSGGMRQRVALLRTVMTGKDVWLLDEPFGALDALTRDHMQEWLLDICRRFQPTVLFITHSIDEAVYLSDRTVVLDGRPARIVEDLPIDLPRPRTREMQTLATFVGHKRRLMQNLFHQE